From one Thamnophis elegans isolate rThaEle1 chromosome 7, rThaEle1.pri, whole genome shotgun sequence genomic stretch:
- the FEZF1 gene encoding fez family zinc finger protein 1, translated as MLSAPKPLAFSIERIMARSGPEPQAVPLLPHFLQGGGGTPKAAAATAAEHLKPQQQQPAFSLGPSIPCMIPFVPLAYEPFAKVGSEPRKPPLEPPSSSSSSSASSALSCALSLKPQAGEPSLSLPQPPPHYKLVRPRVIKHSSFHALGALSYFSRASEPQPQPPGLSLHPVASYFLGSSLPAPALQDSTGPKSYLAERNKLQTLPSGPEKFSQAAFKDLAQAQLHNAAAAAAAAAAHLLASEKLPFKGVSADFSRGSPSAKPKVFTCEVCGKVFNAHYNLTRHMPVHTGARPFICKVCGKGFRQASTLCRHKIIHTQEKPHKCNQCGKAFNRSSTLNTHTRIHAGYKPFVCEFCGKGFHQKGNYKNHKLTHSGEKQFKCTICNKAFHQVYNLTFHMHTHNDKKPFTCPTCGKGFCRNFDLKKHVRKLHDNVFTGCSLEEISANTGDRRSTTEVLLYSSDVY; from the exons ATGCTGAGCGCTCCCAAGCCCCTGGCCTTCTCCATCGAGCGCATCATGGCCAGGTCGGGCCCCGAGCCCCAAGCCGTGCCGCTGCTGCCCCACTTCTTGCAAGGGGGCGGCGGGACCCCCAAAGCGGCTGCAGCCACTGCGGCGGAGCACCTgaagccgcagcagcagcaaccggCGTTCAGCCTGGGGCCCTCCATCCCCTGCATGATCCCCTTCGTGCCGCTGGCTTACGAGCCCTTCGCCAAGGTGGGCTCCGAGCCCAGGAAACCCCCCTTGGAGccgccttcttcctcctcctcttcctccgcaTCGTCCGCTCTGAGCTGCGCGCTCAGCCTCAAGCCCCAGGCCGGCGAGCCCTCGCTCAGCTTGCCGCAGCCGCCGCCCCACTACAAGCTGGTCCGGCCGCGCGTGATCAAGCACTCCTCCTTCCACGCCCTGGGCGCCCTGAGCTACTTCAGCCGGGCGTCAGAGCCACAGCCACAGCCGCCGGGCCTGAGCCTGCACCCGGTGGCCTCCTACTTCCTGGGCTCGTCGCTGCCGGCGCCTGCCTTGCAAGACTCGACGGGGCCCAAGTCCTACCTGGCCGAGCGCAACAAGCTCCAGACGCTGCCGTCCGGGCCGGAGAAGTTCTCCCAGGCAGCCTTCAAGGACCTGGCGCAGGCCCAGCTGCACAACGCCGCCGCAGCCGCCGCAGCTGCCGCGGCTCATCTCCTCGCTTCGGAGAAGCTGCCCTTCAAAGGGGTGTCGGCCGACTTCAGCCGCGGCTCGCCCAGCGCCAAGCCCAAGGTCTTCACCTGCGAGGTCTGCGGCAAG gtCTTCAACGCGCACTACAACCTGACACGCCACATGCCGGTGCACACGGGCGCCCGGCCCTTCATCTGCAAGGTCTGCGGCAAGGGATTCCGCCAGGCCAGCACCCTCTGCCGCCACAAGATCATCCACACCCAG GAAAAGCCCCACAAGTGCAACCAGTGCGGGAAAGCGTTTAACCGGAGTTCCACGCTGAACACCCACACACGGATCCACGCGGGCTACAAGCCTTTCGTTTGCGAGTTCTGCGGAAAAGGCTTTCACCAAAAAG GGAACTACAAGAACCATAAGCTGACCCACAGCGGTGAGAAGCAGTTCAAGTGCACCATTTGCAACAAGGCCTTCCACCAGGTCTACAACCTGACCTTCCACATGCACACCCACAACGACAAGAAGCCCTTCACCTGCCCCACCTGCGGGAAAGGCTTTTGCCGGAACTTTGACCTCAAGAAACACGTCCGCAAACTGCACGACAA